In Leptospira ellinghausenii, the following proteins share a genomic window:
- a CDS encoding ATP-binding protein, protein MLDASWMPKRRLFPYLLTNFSLFIFVSIAFAFYTASERNIDAAEENRYKSLQIANELRQSSDQLTNLVRLYAIQKKQKYKEYFQRILEIRNGEKPRPKGYDYAYWDLVIADELPPPPEEGEQISIYDAMKQADFEESDYALLSLSKEKSDQLTKIEFESMSLIEEELKTGRSNPKAIRILFDDHYLKCKAEIMKPINDLYVQLDERTSQAILDAKEKVFFLRTVLILSGIIFGITLYLTHRSLVSIMGGSVDEVFRRISLLGEGKFTGEIQTTNNKNSILNSLNITQKRLQELYEEKEMASHAKSEFLASMSHEIRTPLNGVIGITQILFKTNLDAEQKNYLKTIVDAGKALLNILNDILDFSKIDAGKLKIENIPFHLPNLIKEIFDLFVIESQAKQLEFSYQIDPKVPELIISDPSRIRQILFNLIGNAIKFTETGYVILHVEIKDQMILFEIKDSGIGISSEKLSSLFQTFSQLDASTSRKYGGTGLGLAISERLVKLLDGKIGVKSVEGVGSTFWCMIPLSTPKETVSNQILIGEETKDISTEQNDSENFSNQSFLVVEDNVLNQKVIGGLLKKQQIHYDLAENGKIAVEMCRLKHYDLILMDCEMPIMDGFEATTKIREMETNKEQKSVIIAVTAHVLNEHKQRCSEVGMDGFISKPFYIDDLLQTYSKVLKNKRSK, encoded by the coding sequence ATGTTGGATGCAAGTTGGATGCCGAAAAGGAGACTGTTTCCTTACCTACTTACCAATTTTAGTTTATTTATTTTTGTCTCTATAGCCTTCGCATTTTATACAGCAAGCGAACGAAACATAGATGCTGCAGAAGAAAATCGATATAAATCCTTACAAATTGCAAACGAACTCAGACAATCTTCCGACCAACTAACAAACTTAGTACGTTTGTATGCAATTCAGAAAAAACAGAAATACAAAGAATACTTCCAGCGAATTTTAGAAATTCGAAATGGAGAAAAACCAAGACCAAAGGGTTACGATTATGCCTATTGGGATTTGGTCATTGCCGATGAATTACCTCCACCACCTGAAGAAGGGGAACAGATCAGTATCTATGATGCAATGAAACAGGCTGATTTTGAGGAATCGGATTATGCACTACTCTCCTTATCAAAAGAAAAATCAGACCAACTTACCAAAATCGAATTTGAATCTATGTCTTTGATTGAAGAAGAATTAAAAACAGGAAGGTCAAACCCAAAAGCAATCAGGATCTTATTTGATGATCATTATTTGAAGTGCAAAGCGGAGATTATGAAACCGATTAATGATTTGTATGTCCAACTCGACGAAAGGACTTCACAAGCTATCTTAGATGCAAAAGAAAAAGTTTTTTTCTTACGTACTGTCTTAATCCTCTCTGGTATAATTTTTGGGATTACTTTATATTTAACCCATAGATCATTAGTGTCTATTATGGGGGGAAGTGTAGATGAAGTTTTCCGCCGAATTTCATTACTTGGTGAAGGCAAATTTACAGGAGAAATTCAGACTACAAATAACAAAAATTCAATCTTAAACAGCTTAAATATCACACAAAAAAGATTACAAGAGTTATACGAAGAAAAGGAAATGGCAAGTCATGCAAAATCAGAATTTTTAGCATCCATGAGCCATGAAATTCGCACTCCTCTCAATGGAGTCATTGGTATCACCCAAATATTATTTAAAACCAATTTAGATGCAGAACAAAAGAACTATCTAAAAACCATTGTCGACGCAGGAAAAGCTCTCTTAAATATTTTAAACGATATTTTAGATTTCTCTAAGATTGATGCAGGGAAATTAAAAATTGAAAATATACCCTTCCACCTACCAAATTTAATCAAAGAAATTTTCGATTTATTTGTGATCGAATCCCAAGCAAAACAGTTAGAATTTTCTTATCAAATTGATCCCAAAGTTCCCGAATTGATCATTTCAGATCCAAGTAGGATTCGTCAGATTTTATTCAATCTCATTGGAAATGCGATCAAATTTACTGAAACTGGATACGTCATCCTTCATGTTGAAATCAAAGACCAAATGATTCTCTTTGAAATTAAGGATTCTGGAATTGGTATATCATCAGAGAAACTCTCCTCTTTGTTCCAAACATTTTCACAACTGGATGCTTCCACCTCACGGAAGTATGGTGGAACAGGACTTGGTTTGGCAATTTCAGAACGTTTGGTAAAGTTACTGGATGGGAAAATTGGTGTAAAAAGTGTTGAGGGTGTAGGTAGCACGTTTTGGTGTATGATTCCTCTTTCCACACCGAAGGAAACAGTTTCTAATCAAATACTAATCGGAGAAGAAACAAAAGATATAAGCACAGAACAAAATGATTCTGAAAATTTTTCAAACCAATCATTCTTAGTTGTAGAAGACAATGTTTTAAACCAGAAGGTGATTGGTGGATTACTTAAAAAACAACAGATCCATTATGATTTGGCCGAAAACGGAAAAATAGCAGTTGAGATGTGCCGATTAAAACACTATGACTTGATTTTAATGGACTGTGAAATGCCAATCATGGACGGATTTGAAGCAACCACCAAAATTAGGGAAATGGAAACAAACAAGGAACAAAAATCAGTCATCATCGCTGTCACAGCACACGTGTTAAATGAACATAAACAAAGGTGTTCAGAAGTAGGTATGGATGGTTTTATCAGCAAACCCTTTTACATTGATGATTTATTGCAGACTTATTCGAAAGTGTTAAAAAACAAACGATCCAAATAA
- a CDS encoding methyl-accepting chemotaxis protein produces the protein MKPKEYVSQPKPKSFFLSYLLITNLDPFLFFAGMLLIFGLGNFESILKILFYLAPPIIGAHAMIFFFKDRNFKKQMNRPEGIIYTDKELSLIRSHSKNGALNILSTNVGGPILTMVLSYQFGLVKTYGEVLFFSLLGVLLAMAISSFFYIYVEKKMYDVYNELRLKPLSLFANLLFPIFATFVIEYFMFSFYIYYQFRNFVSDHQLEMVCLGLSAFILIMISVLFFVLWKLTGNTSATIRDVSNILKLFAEGDLRSDLRINQTRNEIGVISIYLEEAKIKLNRLLTSITKHSSKIQLEAKTLEGLSSDSAEHSQVQAASLEEVAAALEENGSSINGIYTDALEQKKLTAATNESIEHLFTISSSVKEISLHAKSKADSVETEVIKSGKSISSAIQSIEEVDKNALEIGKILEIIKDISEQVNLLALNASIEAARAGDAGRGFAVVASEVGKLAERTASSTKTISELIKRVSISTHMSVSSVKSASETFQYLSDSVIEIINNIDRVNQANLEQIAEVEEIRKQSENIVNRSTSVSFATEEQKKVNEEMGTSVHHLANDTAKLSMMSEKTAKSSAELNSLIVELNQELSMFKL, from the coding sequence ATGAAACCAAAAGAGTATGTTTCCCAACCGAAACCAAAAAGTTTTTTCCTTTCTTACTTACTTATAACCAATCTCGATCCTTTTCTCTTTTTTGCTGGAATGTTACTCATTTTTGGTTTGGGCAATTTTGAATCCATACTAAAAATTTTATTCTACTTGGCTCCACCCATTATTGGTGCACATGCAATGATTTTCTTTTTCAAAGATAGAAATTTCAAAAAACAAATGAATCGTCCGGAAGGAATCATTTATACAGACAAGGAACTCTCTCTGATTCGGAGCCATTCCAAAAATGGAGCTCTTAATATTCTATCCACCAATGTTGGTGGACCAATTCTGACGATGGTACTTTCGTATCAGTTTGGTTTGGTCAAAACGTATGGGGAAGTTCTGTTTTTTTCCCTACTTGGTGTATTACTTGCAATGGCGATTTCATCTTTCTTCTACATATATGTTGAGAAAAAGATGTACGATGTATATAATGAATTACGATTAAAACCGCTTAGTTTGTTTGCGAATTTGCTTTTTCCTATTTTTGCTACATTTGTAATCGAATACTTTATGTTTTCATTTTATATCTATTATCAGTTTCGAAACTTCGTAAGTGATCACCAATTGGAAATGGTATGTTTGGGTTTGAGCGCTTTCATTCTGATCATGATTTCTGTATTATTTTTTGTTTTATGGAAACTGACTGGAAATACTTCTGCCACCATTAGGGATGTATCAAATATTTTAAAATTATTTGCTGAAGGAGATCTGAGATCAGATCTTCGTATCAATCAAACAAGAAATGAGATTGGTGTGATCTCTATTTATTTGGAAGAAGCAAAAATCAAACTCAATCGATTATTAACATCCATTACCAAACATTCTTCAAAAATTCAGTTGGAAGCAAAAACACTTGAAGGATTGTCCAGTGATTCAGCGGAACACTCTCAAGTACAAGCCGCATCTTTGGAAGAGGTAGCTGCAGCTTTAGAAGAAAATGGTTCTTCTATTAATGGTATTTATACCGATGCGTTAGAACAAAAAAAATTAACGGCTGCGACAAATGAGTCCATCGAACATTTATTTACCATTTCATCAAGTGTGAAAGAAATATCACTCCATGCTAAATCGAAAGCAGATTCAGTCGAAACAGAAGTAATCAAAAGTGGAAAATCAATTTCCAGTGCAATCCAATCAATTGAAGAAGTTGATAAAAATGCTTTGGAAATTGGTAAAATATTAGAAATCATTAAAGATATTTCGGAACAAGTCAACTTACTTGCATTAAATGCTTCCATTGAAGCAGCACGTGCAGGTGACGCTGGAAGAGGATTTGCTGTTGTTGCTTCGGAAGTGGGTAAACTTGCAGAAAGAACTGCTTCCTCCACAAAAACAATTTCAGAACTCATCAAAAGAGTTTCTATTTCCACACATATGTCAGTTTCATCAGTTAAATCAGCAAGTGAAACCTTCCAATATTTATCAGATAGTGTCATCGAGATTATCAACAATATCGATAGAGTGAACCAAGCAAATTTGGAGCAAATTGCAGAAGTAGAGGAAATTAGAAAACAATCTGAAAATATTGTCAACAGGTCAACTTCCGTTTCCTTTGCTACTGAAGAACAAAAGAAGGTAAATGAAGAAATGGGAACTTCAGTCCATCACTTAGCAAATGATACTGCAAAGTTATCGATGATGTCAGAAAAAACAGCAAAATCTTCAGCAGAATTAAATTCTCTTATTGTCGAATTGAATCAGGAATTATCTATGTTTAAATTATGA
- a CDS encoding phosphate signaling complex PhoU family protein: MIISKFYYLRKNLYSMAELVLEQVILLSEALESDDYAQAEKIVERDDLIDDLEKENDNLSQNAILEAVSNRNILGMGDVDNDIVLKKDPLRFALSAIRITRNMERMGDQVVNCADVFRHKTIRKGLFKNEEPMTLILSRVTTLAGMAIESLVEEKERFMGSVNSLEDELNALCDQAFQKYRAVPDMEKQEFADVYRIILALERLGDYAVNVAEELVRLNTGKDIRHLENVKSKSSSYP, encoded by the coding sequence ATGATCATCTCCAAATTTTATTACTTAAGAAAAAACTTATATTCCATGGCGGAACTTGTTTTGGAGCAAGTGATCTTACTCAGTGAGGCTCTCGAATCAGATGACTATGCCCAAGCTGAGAAAATTGTAGAACGTGATGACCTCATTGATGATTTAGAAAAGGAAAACGATAACCTTTCCCAAAATGCCATATTGGAAGCAGTGAGTAACCGTAACATTCTCGGGATGGGCGATGTGGATAATGACATTGTATTGAAAAAAGATCCTTTGCGATTTGCTCTTTCGGCCATACGGATCACTCGGAATATGGAACGAATGGGAGACCAAGTGGTCAACTGTGCTGATGTGTTTCGTCACAAAACCATCCGCAAAGGTCTCTTCAAAAATGAAGAACCAATGACTCTAATTCTATCAAGGGTTACAACTCTTGCAGGAATGGCGATCGAATCTTTAGTAGAAGAAAAAGAGAGGTTTATGGGGAGTGTGAATTCCCTGGAAGACGAACTGAATGCCCTTTGTGACCAAGCTTTCCAAAAGTATCGAGCCGTACCTGATATGGAAAAACAAGAATTTGCCGATGTCTATCGAATCATTCTCGCATTAGAGAGGTTAGGTGATTATGCGGTGAATGTGGCGGAAGAACTTGTCAGGTTGAATACAGGAAAAGACATCCGCCATTTAGAAAACGTCAAATCCAAATCTTCCTCTTACCCTTAA